The Gordonia sp. KTR9 genome contains a region encoding:
- a CDS encoding TetR/AcrR family transcriptional regulator, protein MEPVRAEDDAIEAADDRRQRTDRRPRRRRDEIVEAAAGYFAEHGYSNAGMRDIAQAVGMRGASLYNHFQSKEEILYAIALRMTEDPQEDLLLLDAEGGPVERLTNLIEAHVRRLARHRVEHLVALRELSALTPEHRRVVTDYRKYYQRRMRDVIDAGARMGLFEVRDPHRSAVAVLDLMNGISWWLNDSHDVDQLARDYVDFTIGGVLHHRPTS, encoded by the coding sequence CGGTCAGGGCTGAGGACGACGCCATCGAGGCAGCCGACGATCGCCGGCAGCGGACGGATCGACGGCCACGCCGGCGCCGCGACGAGATCGTCGAGGCCGCCGCCGGTTACTTCGCCGAACACGGATATTCCAACGCCGGGATGCGCGACATCGCCCAGGCCGTCGGTATGCGAGGGGCGAGTCTCTACAACCACTTCCAGTCGAAAGAGGAGATCCTCTACGCCATCGCGCTGCGCATGACCGAGGACCCACAGGAGGACCTGCTGCTGCTCGATGCCGAGGGCGGTCCCGTCGAACGGCTGACGAACCTCATCGAGGCGCACGTCCGGCGACTGGCGCGACACCGGGTGGAACACCTTGTCGCCCTCCGGGAGCTGTCGGCGCTGACGCCCGAGCACCGACGCGTGGTCACCGACTATCGCAAGTACTACCAGCGTCGTATGCGCGATGTCATCGACGCCGGTGCACGGATGGGGCTGTTCGAGGTTCGCGACCCGCACCGATCCGCGGTCGCGGTGCTGGACCTGATGAACGGGATCAGCTGGTGGCTCAACGACTCCCACGATGTCGACCAGCTGGCAC